From Pseudorca crassidens isolate mPseCra1 chromosome 7, mPseCra1.hap1, whole genome shotgun sequence, a single genomic window includes:
- the LOC137227892 gene encoding interferon alpha-1-like, with amino-acid sequence MSPTLSLLLALVLLSCHSNCSLDCDLPQTHSLANTRALMLLQQMRRISPFSCLKDRNDFGFPQEAFGGNQFQKAQAIAVVHEMIQQTFQLFSTEGSAAAWDETLLDKFCTALYQQLTDLQACLMQEAGLEGTPLLKEDSILAVRKYFHRITVYLQEKKYSPCAWEIVRAEVMRSFSSSTNLQERLRRKE; translated from the coding sequence ATGTCCCCAACCTTGTCCTTACTCCTGGCCCTGGTGCTGCTCAGTTGCCACTCCAACTGCTCTCTGGACTGCGACCTGCCTCAGACCCACAGCCTGGCTAACACGAGGGCCCTGATGCTCCTGCAACAGATGAGGAGAATCTCCCCCTTCTCCTGCCTGAAGGACAGAAATGACTTTGGATTCCCCCAGGAGGCGTTTGGAGGCAACCAGTTCCAGAAGGCTCAAGCCATCGCTGTCGTCCATGAGATGATCCAGCAGACCTTCCAGCTCTTCAGCACAGAGGGCTCGGCTGCCGCTTGGGATGAGACCCTCCTGGACAAGTTCTGCACTGCACTTTATCAGCAGCTCACTGACCTGCAAGCCTGTCTGATGCAGGAGGCGGGGCTGGAAGGGACTCCCCTGCTGAAGGAGGACTCCATCCTGGCTGTGAGGAAATACTTCCACAGAATCACTGTCTATCTGCAAGAGAAGAAGTACAGCCCTTGTGCCTGGGAGATTGTCAGAGCAGAAGTCATGAGATCCTTCTCTTCATCAACAAACTTGCAAGAAAGACTCAGGAGGAAGGAATGA